A region of Solea solea chromosome 7, fSolSol10.1, whole genome shotgun sequence DNA encodes the following proteins:
- the LOC131462979 gene encoding olfactory receptor 10J5-like yields the protein MINSTSLSYFILGAFFDTGDFKYLFFLIVMCLYILTVCANVLLIVVICMNRSLHEPMYLFLCSLFVNEVYGSTGLLPLLLLHILSDVHTVSASSCFLQIFCLYTYASIQFSNLTIMSYDRYLAICYPLQYNTRMTSHRVAVLICLSWLYPFVGIFVLISLSLPLQLCGNMIDKVYCDNYSIVKLACFDTTVNNVYGIFYTLTTLVLVLLIICSYMRILRVCFSGSKQTRQKAISTCIPHLASLFNFSCGCFFEIIQNRFNMKYVPNGVLIFLSLYWLTCQPLFNPVMYGLNLTKIRSTCERVIFGKM from the coding sequence ATGATAAACTCCACTAGTCTTTCATATTTCATACTTGGAGCCTTTTTTGATACGGGAGACTTTAAATATCTGTTTTTCTTGATTGTCATGTGTTTGTATATTCTCACCGTGTGTGCTAACGTGCTGCTGATTGTAGTCATCTGTATGAACAGAAGTCTTCATGAACCTATGTACCTGTTTCTGTGCAGCCTGTTTGTAAATGAAGTGTATGGGAGTACAGGTTTGCTTCCGTTACTGCTGCTTCACATTCTCTCTGACGTTCACACTGTCTCTGCTTCCTCTTGTTTCCTgcagattttttgtttgtatacTTATGCTTCCATACAGTTTAGTAATCTAACCATCATGTCCTATGACAGGTACCTCGCCATCTGCTATCCGCTGCAGTATAACACACGTATGACGTCTCACAGGGTCGCTGTGCTCATTTGTCTCTCATGGTTGTATCCGTTTGTTGGGATTTTTGTTCTGATTTCTTTGAGCCTCCCTCTGCAGCTGTGTGGAAACATGATTGACAAAGTTTACTGCGATAACTACTCCATTGTGAAACTGGCTTGCTTTGACACAACAGTCAATAACGTCTATGGAATCTTTTACACGCTCACCACCCTTGTTCTGGTTCTGCTGATCATTTGCTCGTACATGAGGATCTTAAGAGTCTGTTTCTCTGGTTCCAAACAGACGAGACAAAAAGCCATCAGCACCTGCATACCTCACCTGGCCTCCCTGTTTAATTTTTCTTGCGGTTGTTTCTTTGAAATTATAcaaaacagatttaacatgAAATATGTGCCAAATGGGGTGCTTATTTTCTTATCATTGTACTGGCTCACCTGCCAGCCGCTCTTTAACCCTGTCATGTACGGACTGAATTTAACTAAAATACGCAGCACATGTGAACGTGTCATCTTTGGTAAGATGTGA
- the LOC131462244 gene encoding olfactory receptor 10J5-like — protein MINSTNVSYFILGAFFDTGHLKYLFFLIVMCLYILTVCANVLLIVVICTNRRLHEPMYLFLCSLFVNEVYGSTGLLPLLLLHILSDVHTVSASFCFLQIFCLYTYASIQFSNLTIMSYDRYLAICYPLQYNTRMTSHRVAVLICLSWLYPFVGIFVLISLSIPLQLCGNMIDKVYCDNYSIVKLACFDTTVNNVYGIFYTLSLIVLVLLIIYSYMRILRVCFSGSKQTRQKAISTCIPHLASLFNFSCGCFFEIIQNRFNMEYVPNGVLIFLSLYWFTCQPLFNPVMYGLNLTKIRSTCKRVIFGKM, from the coding sequence ATGATAAACTCCACTAATGTGTCATATTTCATACTTGGTGCATTTTTCGACACTGGACATCTTAAATATCTGTTTTTCTTGATTGTCATGTGTTTGTATattctcactgtgtgtgctAATGTGCTGCTGATTGTAGTCATCTGTACGAACAGACGTCTTCATGAACCTATGTACCTGTTTCTGTGCAGCCTGTTTGTAAATGAAGTGTATGGGAGTACAGGTTTGCTTCCGTTACTGCTGCTTCACATTCTCTCTGACGTTCACACTGTCTCTGCTTCCTTTTGTTTCCTgcagattttttgtttgtatacTTATGCTTCCATACAGTTTAGTAATCTAACCATCATGTCCTATGACAGGTACCTCGCCATCTGCTATCCGCTGCAGTATAACACACGTATGACGTCTCACAGGGTCGCTGTGCTCATTTGTCTCTCATGGTTGTATCCGTTTGTTGGGATTTTTGTTCTGATTTCTTTGAGCATCCCTCTGCAGCTGTGTGGAAACATGATTGACAAAGTTTACTGCGATAACTACTCCATTGTGAAACTGGCTTGCTTTGACACAACAGTCAATAACGTCTATGGAATCTTTTACACGCTCTCCTTAATCGTCCTGGTTCTGCTGATCATTTACTCGTACATGAGGATCTTAAGAGTCTGTTTCTCTGGTTCCAAACAGACGAGACAAAAAGCCATCAGCACCTGCATACCTCACCTGGCCTCCCTGTTTAATTTTTCTTGTGGTTGTTTCTTTGAAATTATAcaaaacagatttaacatggaATATGTGCCAAATGGGGTGCTTATTTTCTTATCATTGTACTGGTTCACCTGCCAGCCGCTCTTTAACCCTGTCATGTACGGACTGAATTTAACTAAAATACGCAGCACATGTAAACGTGTCATCTTTGGTAAGATGTGA